In Mycobacterium sp. Aquia_216, a genomic segment contains:
- a CDS encoding cyclopropane mycolic acid synthase family methyltransferase: MAEELTPHFGDVQAHYDLSDDFFRLFLDPTQTYTCAYFLGEDLTLEQAQIAKIDLSLGKLGLQPGMTLLDIGCGWGAAMMRAIEKWDVNVIGLTLSKNQVAHVEQLFAASESPRSKRVLLEGWERFHEPVDRIVAIGPLEHVGYDRYTGFFERAYDLLPAGGTMLLHTITVLSEREIIASGLPLTMEIVEFSDFMKTEIFPGGYLPTIQMVQEFSAKAGFKLKRRQSLQRHYAKTLDVWAAGLEAHKSEAIAIQSQEVYDRYMKYLTGCANLFRKGYTDLNQFTLRKQ, encoded by the coding sequence ATGGCCGAGGAGCTGACGCCGCATTTCGGGGATGTGCAGGCTCACTACGATCTATCTGACGACTTCTTCCGCCTTTTCCTCGACCCCACTCAGACTTACACCTGCGCCTACTTCCTGGGTGAGGACCTGACATTGGAACAGGCGCAGATAGCCAAGATCGACCTCTCGCTTGGCAAGCTGGGCTTGCAGCCGGGCATGACGTTGCTTGATATCGGCTGCGGCTGGGGCGCCGCCATGATGCGAGCCATCGAGAAATGGGACGTCAACGTCATCGGGTTGACGTTGTCCAAGAACCAGGTTGCCCACGTCGAGCAGCTGTTCGCGGCGTCGGAGAGCCCGCGTTCCAAGCGGGTGCTGCTCGAGGGCTGGGAGCGGTTTCACGAGCCGGTGGACCGGATCGTGGCGATCGGCCCGTTGGAGCATGTCGGCTATGACCGCTACACCGGTTTCTTCGAGCGGGCCTATGACCTGTTGCCGGCCGGTGGCACGATGCTGCTGCACACGATCACCGTCTTGTCGGAGAGGGAAATCATCGCGTCCGGCTTGCCGCTGACGATGGAGATAGTCGAATTCAGCGACTTCATGAAAACCGAAATCTTCCCGGGCGGCTACCTGCCGACCATCCAGATGGTGCAGGAGTTCTCGGCGAAGGCCGGGTTTAAGCTGAAGCGTCGCCAATCGCTGCAACGGCATTACGCAAAGACTCTAGACGTATGGGCCGCGGGCCTCGAGGCGCACAAGAGCGAGGCCATCGCGATTCAGTCCCAAGAGGTTTACGACCGCTACATGAAGTACCTCACCGGCTGCGCGAATCTCTTCCGCAAGGGCTACACCGACCTCAACCAATTCACCCTGCGGAAGCAGTGA
- a CDS encoding acyl-CoA dehydrogenase family protein, protein MSEYDLEAVDRLPFSTPDKALRYRTDDYCGAVGLNWYRTDPTLQFTMAYYLQPDELAVAEPHLTRIGELMGGPVARWADETDRNPPRLDRYDRWGHDVSQVVMPESFTQSKRAVLDAQQALRADARAAKVSSGLALFASNYLLNQADIGMGCALGTGGGMVQSLVSAYAPADVRDHVLAKFASGEWAGETAQLLTERTGGSDLGALETTATRSGDAWLLNGFKWFASNCAGEAFVVLAKPEGAPDSTRGIANFLVLRTRRDGSRNGVRVRRLKDKLGTRSVASGEVEFVDAEAFLLSGESSAGSGPSDGKGLGRMMELTNAARLGIALFGLGNARRALVESLCYARQRRAFGGPLIDKPLMRRKLAELIVDVEAAQAMVFDGTGAANHRQSRSMRQRIAVPVTKLKVCRLGITAASDAIEIHGGNGYIETWPVARLLRDAQVNTIWEGPDNILCLDVRRGIEQTQAHETLLARLHDAVSVSDDDETTALVARRVEDLDAAITAWTKLDGTVAEARLFPLAQFMGDVYGGALLIEQAAWERATRSGERKALVARLYAQRYLADRGPLRGIDADSDEALERFDELVDGALAL, encoded by the coding sequence ATGAGCGAGTACGACCTAGAGGCCGTGGACAGGTTGCCCTTTTCCACTCCGGACAAGGCGCTGCGCTACCGAACGGACGACTATTGCGGCGCGGTGGGCCTCAACTGGTACCGCACCGATCCCACGCTGCAGTTCACCATGGCGTACTACCTACAGCCCGACGAGCTGGCCGTCGCCGAACCCCACCTGACGCGCATCGGTGAGCTGATGGGTGGGCCGGTGGCCCGGTGGGCCGACGAGACCGACCGCAACCCGCCGCGGCTGGACCGCTACGACCGGTGGGGACACGACGTCAGTCAGGTCGTCATGCCGGAGTCGTTCACACAGTCCAAGCGTGCCGTGCTGGACGCCCAGCAGGCGCTGCGCGCCGACGCCCGCGCGGCCAAGGTGAGCTCGGGACTGGCGTTGTTCGCATCCAACTACCTGCTCAACCAGGCCGACATCGGGATGGGTTGCGCGCTGGGCACCGGCGGGGGCATGGTCCAGTCGCTGGTATCCGCGTATGCACCCGCCGACGTGCGCGACCACGTGCTGGCCAAGTTCGCCTCCGGCGAGTGGGCCGGCGAGACGGCGCAGCTGCTGACCGAGCGCACCGGCGGATCCGACCTCGGGGCGCTGGAGACCACGGCTACCCGTAGTGGAGACGCGTGGCTGCTCAACGGCTTCAAATGGTTCGCGTCCAACTGCGCCGGGGAGGCCTTCGTGGTGCTGGCCAAACCCGAGGGCGCTCCCGACTCGACCCGCGGCATCGCGAACTTCCTGGTGCTGCGCACCCGCCGCGACGGTTCGCGCAACGGGGTGCGGGTGCGCCGGCTGAAGGACAAACTCGGCACCCGCTCGGTGGCCTCCGGCGAGGTCGAGTTCGTCGACGCCGAGGCCTTTCTGCTGTCCGGCGAATCCAGCGCCGGGTCGGGGCCGTCCGACGGCAAGGGGCTCGGCCGGATGATGGAGCTGACCAACGCCGCACGCCTTGGCATCGCGTTGTTCGGGCTGGGCAACGCGCGCCGCGCGCTGGTCGAGTCGCTGTGCTACGCGCGGCAGCGGCGAGCGTTCGGCGGCCCGCTCATCGACAAGCCGCTGATGCGGCGCAAGCTGGCCGAGCTGATCGTCGATGTCGAAGCCGCGCAGGCAATGGTTTTCGACGGCACCGGCGCCGCCAACCACCGCCAGTCCCGCAGCATGCGGCAGCGCATCGCGGTGCCCGTCACCAAACTCAAGGTGTGTCGGCTCGGCATCACCGCGGCCTCGGACGCGATCGAGATCCACGGTGGCAACGGTTATATCGAGACCTGGCCGGTGGCGCGGCTGTTGCGCGACGCACAAGTGAACACGATTTGGGAAGGCCCGGACAACATCCTGTGTCTCGATGTGCGCCGCGGCATCGAGCAGACCCAGGCGCACGAGACGTTGTTGGCGCGCCTGCACGATGCCGTGTCGGTCTCCGACGACGACGAGACCACCGCCCTGGTGGCCCGCCGCGTCGAGGATCTCGACGCGGCGATCACGGCCTGGACCAAACTCGACGGCACGGTCGCCGAGGCACGGCTGTTCCCGCTTGCCCAATTCATGGGCGACGTCTATGGCGGCGCGCTGCTGATCGAACAGGCCGCCTGGGAGCGGGCCACCCGGAGCGGCGAGCGCAAGGCGCTCGTCGCGCGGCTCTACGCGCAGCGCTATCTTGCCGATCGCGGACCGCTACGGGGTATCGACGCCGACTCCGACGAGGCACTGGAGCGCTTCGACGAGTTGGTCGACGGGGCACTGGCGCTATGA
- a CDS encoding acyl-CoA carboxylase subunit beta, whose protein sequence is MPSRAHTTAEKLAELNARLELAKEPGGEKAAAKRDAKGIPSARARIHALLDPGTFFEVGALAKTPNDPNALYGDGCVTGHGLVDGRPVGVFSHDQTVFQGTVGEMFGRKVARLMEWCAMVGCPIIGIQDSGGARIQDAVTSLAWYAELGRRHEALSGLVPQISLIFGKCAGGAVYSPIQDDLLVSVRDQGYFFVTGPDVIREVTGEDVSLDELGGSDAQARYGNLHQVVDSEAEAFQYVRDFLSFLPSNCFDKPPIVNPGLEPEITPSDLELDTIIPDSDNAAYDMHEVLLRIFDDGDFLDVAAQHGPAIITGYARVDGRPVGVVANQPMYLAGSIDNEASDKAARFIRFCDAFDIPLVFVVDTPGFLPGAEQEKNGIIKRGGRFLYSVVEADVPKVTVTIRKSYGGAYAVMGSRQLTADFNFAWPTARIAVIGAEGAAQLLMKRFPDPTTPEAQQIKKDFIEGYNLNMAIPWTAAERGFIDSVIDPHDTRLLIRKSMHLLRDKQLWFRVGRKHGLIPV, encoded by the coding sequence GTGCCTTCTCGCGCACACACGACCGCTGAGAAGCTGGCCGAGCTGAATGCTCGCCTGGAACTGGCCAAGGAGCCCGGCGGCGAGAAGGCCGCCGCCAAGCGCGACGCGAAAGGCATCCCCAGCGCGCGTGCCCGCATCCACGCGCTGCTGGATCCGGGCACGTTCTTCGAAGTCGGGGCCCTCGCCAAGACTCCGAACGACCCGAACGCGCTCTACGGTGACGGCTGCGTCACCGGCCACGGCCTGGTCGACGGCCGGCCCGTCGGGGTGTTCTCCCACGACCAGACCGTTTTCCAGGGCACCGTCGGCGAGATGTTCGGCCGCAAGGTGGCCCGGCTGATGGAATGGTGCGCGATGGTCGGGTGTCCGATCATCGGCATCCAGGACTCGGGTGGAGCCCGGATTCAGGACGCGGTCACCTCGCTGGCGTGGTACGCCGAGCTGGGCCGCCGCCACGAGGCGCTGTCCGGTCTGGTGCCGCAGATCTCCCTCATCTTCGGCAAATGTGCTGGGGGAGCGGTGTATTCGCCGATCCAGGATGACCTGCTCGTCTCGGTGCGCGACCAGGGCTACTTCTTCGTCACGGGGCCGGACGTGATCCGGGAGGTCACCGGCGAAGACGTGAGCCTCGACGAGCTCGGTGGCTCCGACGCTCAGGCCCGTTATGGCAACTTGCATCAGGTCGTCGACTCCGAGGCCGAGGCCTTCCAGTACGTGCGTGACTTCCTGTCCTTCCTGCCGTCCAACTGCTTCGACAAGCCGCCCATCGTCAATCCTGGGCTGGAGCCGGAGATCACGCCGAGCGACCTGGAACTCGACACGATCATTCCGGACTCGGACAACGCGGCCTACGACATGCACGAAGTGCTGCTGCGGATCTTCGACGACGGCGACTTCCTCGACGTCGCCGCGCAGCACGGGCCGGCCATCATCACCGGGTATGCCCGGGTCGACGGCCGCCCGGTCGGTGTCGTCGCCAACCAGCCCATGTACCTGGCCGGCTCGATCGACAATGAAGCCTCCGACAAGGCCGCGCGGTTCATCCGGTTCTGCGACGCGTTCGACATCCCGCTGGTGTTCGTGGTGGATACGCCCGGCTTCCTGCCCGGAGCCGAGCAGGAGAAGAACGGCATCATCAAGCGCGGCGGCCGATTCCTCTACTCCGTGGTGGAAGCCGACGTGCCGAAGGTGACCGTCACGATCCGCAAGTCCTACGGCGGCGCCTACGCCGTGATGGGATCGCGGCAGCTGACCGCCGACTTCAACTTCGCCTGGCCCACCGCGCGCATCGCGGTGATCGGTGCCGAAGGGGCCGCGCAGCTGCTGATGAAGCGCTTCCCGGACCCCACCACGCCCGAGGCGCAGCAGATCAAGAAGGACTTCATCGAGGGCTACAACCTCAACATGGCGATCCCGTGGACCGCCGCCGAGCGCGGGTTCATCGACTCGGTTATCGACCCGCACGACACCCGGCTGCTGATCCGCAAGTCCATGCACCTGTTGCGGGACAAGCAATTATGGTTCCGGGTCGGACGCAAGCACGGGCTGATCCCGGTCTAG
- the pks13 gene encoding polyketide synthase Pks13 (Pks13 is a key enzyme in mycolic acid biosynthesis.), with amino-acid sequence MADTESDLPDNSDNAAQAAGGQVPAKKTDMTVPEMREWLRNWVGRAVGQSPDSIDESVPMVELGLSSRDAVAMASDIEDMTGVMLSVAVAFQHPTIESLATRIIEGEPERPDDDLAGVDWTRTGPAERVDIAIVGLSTRLPGDMNSPDETWQALMEGRDAITDLPEGRWSEFLEEPRLAARIAAARTRGGYLKDIKGFDSEFFAVAKTEADNIDPQQRMALEMTWEALEHARIPASSLRGEAVGVYVGFTNNDYGFLAISDPTVAHPYAITGNSTAIIANRVSYFYDFRGPSVAVDTACSSSLVATHQAVQALRNGECDVAVAGGVNALITPAVTLGFDEIGAVLAPDGRIKSFSSDADGYTRSEGAGMVVLKRIDDARRDGDQILAVIAGSAINHDGRSNGLIAPNQDAQAEVLRRAYKDAGIDPRTVDYVEAHGTGTILGDPIEAEALGRVVGRGRAADQPVLLGAIKTNIGHLESAAGVAAMAKVVLALQHDKLPPSINFAGPSPYIDFDGMHLKVVETATDWPRYGGYAVAGVSSFGFGGANAHLVLREVLPSDGIEPEPEPEVAAAAEADPAEAPTPEGHSLRFDDFGNIITDGLVFDEAEPELPGVTEEALDLKAAALEELAARQESEPTKPLIPLAVSAFLTSRKKAAAAELADWMESPEGRAASLESIGRSLSRRNHGRSRAVVLAHDHEEAVKGLRAVAEGKQRPNVFSVDGPVTNGPVWVLAGFGAQHRKMGKSLYLRNEVFAEWIEKVDALVQDELGYSVLELILDDSQDYGIETTQVTIFAIQIALGELLKYHGAKPAAVVGQSLGEAASAYFAGGLSLRDATRAICSRSHLMGEGEAMLFGEYIRLMALVEYSADEIKTVFSDFPDLEVCVYAAPTQTVIGGPPEQVDAIIARAESEGKFARKFQTKGASHTQQMDPLLGELTAELQGIKPMSPTAGIFSTVHEGSYIKPGSEPIHDVDYWKKGLRHSVYFTHGIRNAVDSGHTTFLELAPNPVALMQVGLTTADAGLHDAQLIPTLARKQDEVESITSTLAQLYVYGHDLDMRTLFTRAAGPQDYANIPPTRFKRKEHWLDAHFAGDGSVLMPGAHVALPDGRHVWEYAPRETTDLAALVRAAAAEVFPDAQLTASEKRAVPGLGARLVTTLTRHPGGASIQVHARIDESFTLVYDALVARGGSESVLPAAVGAGTAIATGTSVASPVAAPVAEELVEDDGAETLGDSLTTRYMPAGFTKWSPESGETIAERLGAIVAAAMGYEPEDLPWEVPLIELGLDSLMAVRIKNRVEYDFDLPPIQLTAVRDANLYNVEKLIEYAIEHRDEVQELSEHQKTQTADEIAREQAELLHGGPKTAEAAEAPTPAAGDLPIPPPPTDPSGPSGNANGAKPNLTAAAEALSQEAVAKALNSDVPPRDAAERVVFATWAIVTGKSPGGIFNPLPKLDDDTAAKMARRLAERAEGPISAEDVLTSETIEALAEKVRSYFEAGQIDGFVRTLRPRPEDDSKVPVFVFHPAGGSTVVYEPLLNRLPADTPMYGFERVEGTVAERAAQYVPKLLEMNEGKPFVLAGWSLGGALAYACAIGLKRAGADVRFVGLIDTVRAGEEIPQTKEETRKRWDRYAKFAERTFNVEIPGIPYEQLEELDDEGQVKFVLDIVQQSGVQVPGGIIEHQRTSYLDNRALETVEIEPYDGHVTLYMADRYHDDVIEFEPRYAVRKPDGGWGEYVADLEVVPIGGEHIQAIDEPIIAKVGAHLAEVLNKVEAQTTQTTEVGK; translated from the coding sequence ATGGCTGACACAGAATCTGACCTTCCGGACAACTCTGACAACGCCGCCCAGGCCGCTGGCGGGCAGGTACCCGCCAAGAAGACCGACATGACGGTGCCCGAGATGCGGGAATGGTTGCGCAACTGGGTGGGCCGGGCCGTCGGGCAATCGCCCGACTCCATCGATGAGTCCGTTCCGATGGTGGAGCTGGGCCTGTCATCACGAGATGCCGTGGCGATGGCCTCCGACATCGAAGACATGACCGGTGTCATGCTGTCGGTCGCGGTGGCCTTCCAGCACCCGACGATCGAATCGCTGGCCACCCGCATCATCGAGGGTGAACCCGAACGCCCCGATGACGATCTCGCCGGTGTCGACTGGACCCGCACCGGCCCGGCCGAGCGTGTGGACATCGCGATCGTGGGGCTGTCCACCCGGCTGCCCGGTGACATGAACAGCCCGGACGAAACCTGGCAAGCGCTGATGGAGGGTCGCGATGCCATCACCGACCTGCCCGAAGGGCGTTGGTCGGAGTTCCTGGAAGAACCGCGGCTGGCCGCACGCATCGCCGCCGCGCGCACCCGCGGCGGTTACCTCAAGGACATCAAGGGCTTCGACTCCGAGTTCTTCGCGGTGGCCAAGACCGAGGCCGACAACATCGACCCGCAGCAGCGGATGGCATTGGAAATGACCTGGGAGGCGCTCGAGCACGCCCGCATCCCGGCGTCCAGCCTGCGCGGCGAGGCCGTCGGCGTCTATGTCGGCTTCACCAACAACGACTACGGCTTCCTGGCCATCTCGGACCCGACCGTCGCGCATCCCTATGCGATCACCGGTAACTCGACTGCGATCATCGCCAACCGGGTGTCGTATTTCTATGACTTCCGCGGCCCCTCGGTCGCCGTCGACACGGCCTGCTCGAGTTCGTTGGTGGCGACCCATCAGGCGGTGCAGGCGCTGCGCAACGGCGAGTGCGACGTGGCGGTTGCCGGTGGTGTCAACGCGCTGATCACTCCCGCGGTGACCCTGGGTTTCGACGAGATCGGCGCGGTGCTGGCACCCGACGGCCGGATCAAGTCGTTCTCCTCGGACGCGGACGGCTACACGCGCTCCGAGGGCGCCGGCATGGTGGTGCTCAAGCGGATCGACGACGCGCGCCGCGACGGCGACCAGATCCTGGCCGTCATCGCCGGTAGCGCCATCAACCACGACGGCCGGTCCAACGGCCTGATTGCCCCCAACCAGGATGCGCAGGCCGAGGTGCTGCGCCGGGCGTACAAGGACGCCGGCATCGACCCCCGGACGGTCGACTACGTCGAGGCGCACGGTACGGGCACCATCCTCGGTGACCCGATCGAGGCCGAGGCGCTTGGTCGGGTGGTCGGGCGCGGCCGCGCCGCCGATCAGCCCGTGCTGCTGGGTGCGATAAAGACCAACATCGGCCACCTGGAGTCGGCGGCCGGCGTGGCCGCCATGGCCAAGGTGGTGTTGGCGCTGCAGCACGACAAGCTGCCGCCGTCGATCAACTTCGCCGGGCCCAGCCCCTACATCGACTTCGACGGTATGCACTTGAAAGTCGTTGAAACCGCCACCGATTGGCCGCGCTACGGCGGCTACGCCGTGGCGGGGGTGTCAAGCTTCGGCTTCGGGGGGGCCAACGCGCACCTGGTGCTCCGCGAGGTCTTGCCGAGCGACGGGATCGAACCCGAACCCGAGCCCGAGGTAGCGGCGGCCGCCGAAGCCGACCCGGCCGAGGCGCCCACGCCTGAAGGTCACTCGCTGCGGTTCGACGATTTCGGCAACATCATCACCGACGGATTGGTCTTCGACGAGGCCGAGCCCGAGCTGCCGGGCGTCACCGAAGAGGCGTTGGACCTCAAAGCGGCGGCACTGGAGGAGCTTGCCGCGCGACAGGAGTCAGAACCAACCAAGCCGCTCATCCCGCTCGCGGTGTCGGCGTTTCTGACCTCGCGCAAGAAGGCGGCCGCAGCCGAGCTGGCGGACTGGATGGAAAGCCCCGAAGGCCGGGCGGCGTCGCTGGAGTCGATCGGGCGGTCGCTGTCGCGGCGCAACCATGGCCGCTCGCGCGCGGTGGTGTTGGCCCACGACCACGAGGAAGCCGTCAAGGGACTGCGCGCGGTGGCCGAGGGCAAGCAGCGACCCAACGTGTTCAGCGTCGACGGGCCGGTGACCAACGGCCCGGTGTGGGTGCTCGCCGGGTTCGGTGCCCAGCACCGCAAGATGGGCAAGAGCCTGTATTTGCGCAACGAGGTTTTCGCCGAGTGGATCGAAAAGGTCGACGCACTGGTCCAGGACGAGCTGGGTTACTCGGTGCTCGAATTGATCCTCGACGACTCGCAGGACTACGGCATCGAAACCACCCAGGTCACCATCTTCGCGATCCAGATCGCGCTCGGTGAGCTACTCAAGTATCACGGCGCCAAACCCGCCGCGGTGGTGGGTCAATCGCTGGGTGAGGCCGCGTCGGCCTACTTCGCCGGTGGCCTGTCGCTGCGCGACGCCACCCGCGCGATCTGCTCCCGCTCGCACCTGATGGGCGAGGGCGAGGCGATGCTGTTCGGCGAATACATCCGGCTGATGGCGTTGGTGGAGTATTCCGCCGACGAGATCAAGACGGTGTTCTCCGACTTCCCCGATCTCGAGGTGTGCGTCTACGCCGCGCCCACCCAGACCGTCATCGGCGGTCCGCCGGAACAGGTCGACGCGATCATCGCCCGCGCCGAATCCGAGGGCAAGTTCGCCCGCAAGTTCCAGACCAAGGGCGCCAGCCACACCCAGCAGATGGACCCGCTGCTCGGCGAGCTCACCGCCGAGCTGCAGGGCATCAAGCCGATGAGCCCCACCGCCGGCATCTTCTCGACGGTGCACGAGGGCAGCTACATCAAGCCCGGCAGCGAGCCGATCCACGACGTCGACTACTGGAAGAAGGGGCTGCGTCACAGCGTCTACTTCACCCACGGCATCCGCAACGCGGTCGACAGCGGGCACACCACGTTCCTGGAGCTCGCCCCCAATCCGGTCGCGCTGATGCAGGTGGGTCTGACCACCGCGGACGCCGGTCTGCATGACGCCCAGCTGATCCCGACGCTGGCCCGCAAGCAGGACGAGGTCGAGTCGATCACGTCGACCCTGGCGCAGCTCTACGTCTACGGCCACGACCTGGACATGCGGACGCTGTTCACCCGCGCCGCCGGACCGCAGGACTACGCCAACATCCCGCCGACCCGCTTCAAGCGCAAGGAGCACTGGCTGGACGCGCACTTCGCCGGCGATGGCTCGGTGCTGATGCCGGGCGCCCATGTCGCACTCCCGGACGGCCGCCACGTGTGGGAATACGCGCCCCGGGAGACGACCGATCTCGCGGCACTGGTGCGAGCCGCCGCAGCCGAAGTGTTTCCGGACGCCCAGCTGACGGCCTCGGAGAAGCGAGCGGTGCCAGGTTTGGGTGCCCGGTTGGTGACGACGCTGACGCGGCACCCCGGCGGCGCCTCGATTCAGGTGCACGCCCGAATCGACGAGTCGTTCACGCTGGTCTACGACGCGCTGGTGGCCCGGGGCGGTTCGGAATCGGTGTTGCCCGCCGCGGTCGGCGCCGGCACGGCTATCGCGACCGGGACCTCCGTGGCCAGCCCGGTCGCAGCGCCCGTTGCGGAGGAGCTCGTCGAGGATGACGGCGCCGAAACGCTGGGCGACAGTCTGACCACTCGCTACATGCCGGCCGGCTTCACGAAATGGTCGCCGGAGTCCGGCGAGACCATCGCCGAGCGGCTGGGCGCGATCGTCGCGGCGGCCATGGGCTATGAGCCCGAGGACCTGCCGTGGGAGGTGCCGCTGATCGAGCTGGGCCTGGACTCGCTGATGGCGGTGCGAATCAAGAACCGCGTCGAGTACGACTTCGACCTGCCGCCGATCCAATTGACGGCGGTGCGCGACGCCAACCTATACAACGTCGAGAAGCTGATCGAGTACGCGATCGAGCACCGTGACGAGGTTCAGGAGCTATCCGAGCACCAGAAGACGCAGACGGCCGACGAGATCGCCCGGGAGCAGGCCGAGCTGTTGCACGGCGGCCCCAAGACCGCTGAGGCAGCCGAAGCTCCGACCCCTGCTGCCGGAGACCTTCCGATTCCGCCACCGCCGACCGATCCGTCCGGCCCTTCGGGCAACGCCAACGGCGCCAAGCCGAATCTGACTGCGGCGGCCGAGGCGCTCAGCCAGGAGGCGGTGGCCAAGGCGCTGAACTCCGATGTGCCGCCGCGCGATGCAGCCGAGCGGGTCGTGTTCGCCACCTGGGCGATCGTCACCGGCAAGTCTCCGGGCGGCATCTTCAATCCGCTGCCCAAGCTCGACGACGACACCGCCGCCAAGATGGCGCGACGGCTCGCCGAGCGTGCCGAGGGGCCGATCAGCGCCGAGGATGTGCTGACGTCGGAAACCATCGAGGCGCTGGCCGAGAAGGTGCGCTCCTACTTCGAGGCCGGTCAGATCGACGGCTTCGTCCGCACGCTGCGCCCGCGCCCCGAGGACGACTCCAAGGTGCCGGTGTTCGTGTTCCACCCGGCGGGCGGGTCGACCGTGGTGTACGAGCCGCTGCTCAACCGGTTGCCGGCGGACACACCGATGTACGGCTTCGAGCGCGTCGAAGGCACCGTTGCGGAGCGGGCCGCCCAGTACGTGCCGAAGCTGTTGGAAATGAACGAGGGCAAACCGTTCGTCCTGGCCGGGTGGTCACTGGGCGGTGCGCTGGCGTATGCGTGCGCGATCGGGTTGAAGCGGGCGGGCGCCGACGTGCGGTTTGTCGGGTTGATCGACACGGTGCGCGCCGGCGAGGAGATCCCGCAGACCAAGGAGGAAACGCGCAAGCGCTGGGACCGGTACGCGAAGTTCGCCGAGCGAACCTTCAACGTCGAGATTCCCGGGATCCCCTACGAGCAGCTCGAAGAACTCGACGACGAGGGTCAGGTCAAGTTTGTGCTTGACATCGTCCAGCAAAGCGGCGTGCAGGTTCCCGGTGGCATCATCGAGCACCAGCGGACGTCCTACCTGGACAACCGGGCGCTCGAGACCGTCGAGATCGAGCCCTACGACGGCCACGTGACTCTCTACATGGCCGATCGCTACCACGATGACGTCATCGAGTTCGAGCCCCGGTATGCCGTCCGCAAGCCCGACGGCGGCTGGGGCGAGTATGTGGCCGACCTCGAGGTCGTGCCGATCGGTGGCGAGCACATTCAGGCCATCGACGAACCGATCATCGCCAAGGTGGGTGCTCACCTGGCGGAGGTGCTGAATAAGGTGGAGGCGCAAACCACTCAAACAACTGAGGTAGGCAAGTAG